Proteins encoded by one window of Streptacidiphilus sp. PB12-B1b:
- a CDS encoding NADPH-dependent 2,4-dienoyl-CoA reductase, with protein sequence MTAYPHLLSPLDLGFTTLPNRVLMGSMHVGLEEAPRGFERMAEFYATRARGGVGLMVTGGIAPNDAGRPGVGGARLTTEAEAEEHAAVTAAVHREGGRIALQILHFGRYAHHPDLVAPSALQAPISRFTPRALADDEVEQTVEDFVRAARLARLAGYDGVEVMGSEGYLINEFIAAATNHRTDRWGGDYAGRIRFAVEIVRRIRAAVGPEFILIYRLSMLDLVQGGSSLDEVVQLAKEIEAAGATLINTGIGWHEARIPTIAASVPRGAYTWVTQRLMGSVSVPLITSNRINTPELAEQLLADGVADMVSLARPLLADPEFVAKARRGRPDTINTCIGCNQACLDHTFSGRITSCLVNPRACHETELVLAPTRTRKRIGVVGAGPAGLAFAVSAAERGHAVTLIDSAAEIGGQLNTARQVPGKQEFEETLRYFRTRIAEEDGIELRLNTTATVDGLLAEDFDELVIAAGVTPRTPEIPGADHPSVVGYLDVLRHGAPVGARVAVLGAGGIGFDVAEYLTDPGNRAALTPGVFFEQWGVDTGYQERGGLGGARREPAPRQVHLLQRKTSKVGAGLGRTTGWIHRAELKHRGVTMLPGVTYRRIDDDGLHITVDGREHTLAVDTVVLCTGQEPRRDLYEGLLRAGRTAHLIGGADVAAELDAKRAVQQGTQLAAEI encoded by the coding sequence ATGACTGCGTACCCCCATCTGCTGAGCCCGCTGGACCTGGGCTTCACCACCCTGCCCAACCGCGTGCTCATGGGCTCCATGCACGTCGGGCTGGAGGAGGCCCCGCGCGGGTTCGAGCGGATGGCCGAGTTCTACGCCACCCGCGCGCGCGGCGGCGTCGGCCTGATGGTCACCGGCGGGATCGCCCCCAACGACGCCGGCCGCCCGGGCGTCGGCGGGGCCCGGCTCACCACCGAGGCGGAGGCCGAGGAACACGCGGCGGTCACCGCCGCCGTCCACCGCGAGGGCGGCCGGATCGCCCTGCAGATCCTGCACTTCGGCCGCTACGCGCACCACCCCGATCTGGTCGCGCCCTCCGCCCTGCAGGCCCCCATCAGCAGGTTCACCCCGCGCGCGCTGGCCGACGACGAGGTCGAGCAGACCGTCGAGGACTTCGTCCGGGCCGCCCGGCTGGCCCGGCTCGCCGGGTACGACGGGGTCGAGGTGATGGGCTCCGAGGGCTACCTGATCAACGAGTTCATCGCCGCCGCCACCAACCACCGCACCGACCGCTGGGGCGGGGACTACGCCGGCCGCATCCGCTTCGCGGTGGAGATCGTCCGCCGCATCCGGGCCGCGGTCGGGCCCGAGTTCATCCTGATCTACCGGCTGTCCATGCTGGACCTGGTCCAGGGCGGCTCCAGCCTGGACGAGGTGGTGCAGCTCGCCAAGGAGATCGAGGCGGCGGGCGCCACCCTGATCAACACCGGCATCGGCTGGCACGAGGCGCGCATCCCCACCATCGCCGCCTCCGTGCCGCGCGGCGCCTACACCTGGGTCACCCAGCGGCTGATGGGATCGGTCTCGGTCCCGCTGATCACCAGCAACCGGATCAACACCCCCGAGCTGGCCGAGCAGTTGCTCGCCGACGGCGTCGCCGACATGGTCTCGCTGGCCCGCCCGCTGCTGGCCGACCCCGAGTTCGTCGCCAAGGCCCGGCGCGGACGGCCCGACACCATCAACACCTGCATCGGCTGCAACCAGGCCTGCCTGGACCACACCTTCAGCGGCCGGATCACCTCCTGCCTGGTCAACCCGCGCGCCTGCCACGAGACCGAGCTGGTGCTCGCGCCCACCCGGACCCGCAAGCGGATCGGCGTGGTCGGCGCGGGCCCGGCCGGTCTGGCGTTCGCCGTCTCCGCCGCCGAGCGCGGCCACGCGGTCACCCTGATCGACTCCGCCGCCGAGATCGGCGGCCAGCTCAACACCGCCCGCCAGGTGCCCGGCAAGCAGGAGTTCGAGGAGACCCTGCGCTACTTCCGCACCCGCATCGCCGAGGAGGACGGCATCGAGCTGCGGCTGAACACCACCGCCACCGTGGACGGCCTGCTCGCCGAGGACTTCGACGAGCTGGTCATCGCCGCCGGCGTCACGCCGCGGACCCCGGAGATCCCCGGCGCCGACCACCCCAGCGTCGTCGGCTACCTGGACGTGCTCCGGCACGGCGCCCCGGTCGGCGCGCGGGTGGCGGTGCTGGGCGCGGGCGGCATCGGCTTCGACGTCGCCGAGTACCTGACCGACCCGGGCAACCGGGCCGCGCTCACCCCCGGCGTCTTCTTCGAGCAGTGGGGCGTGGACACCGGCTACCAGGAGCGCGGCGGCCTGGGCGGGGCCCGCCGCGAGCCCGCGCCGCGCCAGGTCCACCTGCTGCAGCGCAAGACCAGCAAGGTCGGGGCCGGCCTGGGCCGGACCACCGGCTGGATCCACCGCGCCGAGCTCAAGCACCGCGGCGTGACCATGCTCCCCGGGGTGACCTACCGGCGCATCGACGACGACGGCCTGCACATCACCGTCGACGGCCGGGAGCACACCCTGGCCGTGGACACCGTGGTGCTCTGCACCGGCCAGGAGCCGCGCCGCGACCTGTACGAGGGCCTGCTGCGCGCCGGACGCACCGCCCACCTCATCGGCGGCGCGGACGTCGCCGCCGAGCTGGACGCCAAACGGGCCGTCCAGCAGGGCACGCAGCTGGCCGCGGAGATCTGA
- a CDS encoding PadR family transcriptional regulator produces the protein MSLQHAILTALLERPSSGLELTRRFDRSIGFFWSATHQQIYRELGKLEQAGLIRPLPQQPSRGQRKEYEVLPAGQAELIGWIAEDQDPKPHRDALLLRLRAAAAVGGDSVHGLEAEFRRHLELHRQQLAEYREIERRDFGGDRPDARARLHHLVLEAGIGLETHWIDWLTRAAAELSGPDD, from the coding sequence ATGTCGCTCCAGCACGCCATCCTCACCGCCCTGCTGGAGCGGCCGTCGTCCGGCCTCGAGCTGACCCGCCGGTTCGACCGTTCGATCGGCTTCTTCTGGTCCGCCACCCACCAGCAGATCTACCGCGAACTGGGCAAGCTGGAGCAGGCCGGGCTGATCCGGCCGCTGCCGCAACAGCCCTCCCGGGGGCAGCGCAAGGAGTACGAGGTGCTGCCCGCCGGGCAGGCCGAGCTGATCGGCTGGATCGCCGAGGACCAGGACCCCAAGCCGCACCGGGACGCCCTGCTGCTGCGGCTGCGCGCGGCCGCGGCGGTCGGCGGCGACAGCGTCCACGGCCTGGAGGCCGAGTTCCGGCGCCACCTCGAGCTGCACCGGCAGCAGTTGGCCGAGTACCGGGAGATCGAGCGCCGCGACTTCGGCGGCGACCGCCCGGACGCCCGGGCCCGGCTGCACCACCTCGTCCTGGAGGCCGGGATCGGCCTGGAGACGCACTGGATCGACTGGCTCACCCGGGCCGCCGCCGAACTGTCCGGGCCGGACGACTGA
- a CDS encoding peroxiredoxin, producing MAKSPELGQPAPDFTLPSVQFVDGEAVRSDRTLSAERGHPVVLAFYPGDDTSVCTKQLCSYSSGLEAFTDLGATVWGISTQDIESHESFARKYSLRMPLLADTGREAVAAYGIGLGSLVRRSVFIVDADGVLRWKHIAALGLTFRDIPTLTEQLASLKQG from the coding sequence ATGGCCAAGTCGCCCGAACTGGGGCAGCCCGCCCCCGACTTCACCCTGCCGTCCGTGCAGTTCGTCGACGGCGAGGCGGTCCGCAGCGACCGCACGCTCTCGGCGGAGCGCGGCCACCCCGTGGTGCTGGCCTTCTACCCCGGCGACGACACCTCCGTCTGCACCAAGCAGCTGTGCTCGTACTCCTCGGGGCTGGAGGCGTTCACCGACCTCGGCGCGACGGTGTGGGGCATCAGCACCCAGGACATCGAGAGCCACGAGAGCTTCGCCCGCAAGTACAGCCTGCGGATGCCGCTGCTCGCCGACACCGGCCGGGAGGCCGTCGCCGCCTACGGCATCGGCCTGGGCAGCCTGGTCCGGCGCTCGGTCTTCATCGTCGACGCCGACGGCGTGCTGCGCTGGAAGCACATCGCCGCGCTGGGGCTCACCTTCCGCGACATCCCCACCCTCACCGAGCAGTTGGCCTCGCTGAAGCAGGGCTGA
- a CDS encoding sulfatase-like hydrolase/transferase, with product MTAPQPNVVVVLTDQQRWDVRGVTPELERIAREGTSVEVAISPQPVCAPARAALQTGCYATVHGVFRNGLPLPRDLPTLAGVFGEAGYATGHIGSWQLAGEECEPGPVPAEARGGYREWLSSELLETTSDAYRTVVFDGEGRPVRLVGYRSDALFDAAVRFVADHHDRPFLLFVSLLEPHHQPETDSYPAPDGYAERYQGSWLPPDLAALADPNDPAGSPHRHLAGYLGQLKRVDEGVARLRDALRSLDLADRTVLAWTSDHGSHFRTRNDEYMRSAHDASIRVPLVLTGPGFTGGGVVRQPVGTVDLMPTLLQAAGLPVPATVQGRSFLPLVGGGTDPGRPAEVFVQISESQVGRAVRTARWKYAVTAPGVHPWHDPGADRYTESELYDLDADPYELDNLIRLESHRGIADELRAALLRWMELVGEKPPVITDAPPRDPGPRRVDAQARELPLEGVRFGHQY from the coding sequence GTGACCGCACCCCAGCCCAATGTCGTCGTCGTCCTCACCGACCAGCAACGGTGGGACGTCCGCGGAGTGACCCCCGAGCTGGAGCGGATCGCCCGCGAGGGCACCAGCGTCGAGGTGGCGATCAGCCCGCAGCCGGTCTGCGCCCCGGCCCGGGCCGCCCTGCAGACCGGCTGCTACGCCACCGTGCACGGGGTGTTCCGCAACGGACTGCCGCTGCCCCGGGATCTGCCGACCCTGGCCGGGGTGTTCGGCGAGGCCGGCTACGCCACCGGGCACATCGGCAGCTGGCAGCTGGCGGGCGAGGAGTGCGAGCCGGGCCCGGTCCCGGCCGAGGCCCGGGGCGGCTACCGGGAGTGGCTGTCCAGCGAACTGCTGGAGACCACCTCCGACGCCTACCGGACCGTCGTCTTCGACGGCGAGGGCCGGCCGGTGCGGCTGGTCGGCTACCGCTCCGACGCCCTGTTCGACGCCGCGGTGCGCTTCGTCGCCGACCACCACGACCGGCCGTTCCTGCTGTTCGTCTCGCTGCTGGAGCCGCACCACCAACCGGAGACCGACAGTTACCCCGCGCCGGACGGCTACGCCGAGCGCTACCAGGGCAGTTGGCTGCCGCCGGACCTGGCCGCGCTGGCCGACCCCAACGACCCGGCCGGCAGCCCGCACCGCCATCTCGCCGGATACCTGGGCCAGTTGAAGCGGGTGGACGAGGGCGTGGCCCGGCTCCGGGACGCGCTGCGCAGCCTGGATCTGGCCGACCGCACCGTCCTGGCCTGGACCTCCGACCACGGCTCGCACTTCCGCACCCGCAACGACGAGTACATGCGCTCGGCGCACGACGCCTCGATCCGGGTTCCGCTGGTGCTGACCGGCCCCGGCTTCACCGGCGGCGGGGTGGTCCGGCAGCCGGTCGGCACCGTCGACCTGATGCCGACGCTGCTGCAGGCCGCCGGGCTGCCGGTACCGGCCACGGTGCAGGGCCGCTCGTTCCTGCCACTGGTCGGCGGCGGCACCGACCCGGGGCGCCCGGCCGAGGTGTTCGTGCAGATCAGCGAATCGCAGGTGGGCCGCGCGGTGCGGACCGCCCGGTGGAAGTACGCGGTCACCGCGCCCGGCGTCCACCCCTGGCACGATCCGGGCGCGGACCGCTACACCGAGTCGGAGCTGTACGACCTGGACGCCGACCCGTACGAACTGGACAACCTGATCCGGCTGGAGTCCCACCGGGGGATCGCCGACGAGCTGCGCGCGGCGCTGCTGCGCTGGATGGAACTGGTGGGGGAGAAGCCCCCGGTGATCACCGACGCGCCGCCGCGCGACCCGGGCCCGCGGCGTGTCGATGCGCAGGCCCGGGAGCTGCCGCTGGAGGGCGTCCGCTTCGGACACCAGTACTGA
- a CDS encoding VOC family protein, whose protein sequence is MRLDHVSYAVARDSFVSTVQWLGSALGASFTDGGVHPRFGTRNFVLPLAGGTYVEVVTTLDHPAADRALFGRAVAERAAQGGGWLGWVVGVDDIAPIEARLGRTADEGHRVRPDGFDLRWKQIGVRELIEDPQLPYFLQWLVEPDEIPSAAPRTATRIEGLSIAGESQAVLEFLGEPVEHPLDRTKVTWVEAADEETGLVAVEFATARGPVTI, encoded by the coding sequence ATGCGACTCGACCACGTCTCCTACGCGGTGGCACGGGACAGCTTCGTCTCCACCGTCCAATGGCTCGGCTCCGCGCTGGGCGCGTCCTTCACCGACGGCGGGGTGCACCCGCGCTTCGGCACGCGCAACTTCGTCCTGCCGCTGGCCGGCGGCACCTATGTGGAGGTGGTGACGACGCTGGACCACCCCGCGGCGGACCGCGCCCTGTTCGGGCGGGCCGTCGCCGAGCGGGCCGCGCAGGGCGGCGGCTGGCTCGGCTGGGTGGTGGGCGTGGACGACATCGCGCCGATCGAGGCCCGGCTCGGCCGGACCGCCGACGAGGGCCACCGGGTCCGCCCCGACGGCTTCGACCTGCGCTGGAAGCAGATCGGCGTAAGGGAGTTGATCGAGGACCCGCAGCTGCCGTACTTCCTGCAGTGGCTGGTGGAGCCGGACGAGATCCCCTCGGCCGCGCCGCGCACGGCCACCCGGATCGAGGGCCTGTCGATCGCCGGGGAGTCGCAGGCCGTGCTGGAGTTCCTGGGCGAGCCGGTCGAGCACCCGCTCGACCGGACGAAGGTGACCTGGGTCGAGGCGGCGGACGAGGAGACCGGCCTGGTCGCCGTCGAGTTCGCCACCGCCCGCGGCCCGGTGACCATCTGA
- a CDS encoding peptidase S8 translates to MRTHSKFASARRIALPLLGTAALAVSGILAAAPAGAQTPAAHGGATWVRSCAVVHAAGEMACNALRVTNTTEHVHALGLTANAAPSGYGPSSLLSAYNLPANGGAGQTVAIVDSNNDPNAASDMATYRSQFGLPACTVASGCFKQVSQTGTSTLPSADAGWAEEESLDLDMVSAIAPNAHIILVEAKSATTANLGTAVNEAVKLGAKFVSNSYGGSESSSDSSYDTKYYNHPDVVITASSGDGGYGVEYPAASQYVTAVGGTSLSTASNARGWTESVWSTSSSEGAGSGCSKDDAKPSWQKDTGCSKRTVADVSAVADPATGVAVYDTYGGDPGWEVFGGTSVASPLIAAVYADAGTPTVSYPSSLPYAHTGSLNDVTTGSTASCSPAYLCTAEVGYDGPTGLGTPNGLGAF, encoded by the coding sequence TTGCGTACCCACTCGAAGTTCGCGTCCGCCCGACGGATCGCGCTTCCCCTGCTCGGCACGGCCGCCCTGGCCGTCAGCGGAATCCTCGCCGCCGCCCCGGCCGGCGCCCAGACCCCCGCCGCCCACGGCGGAGCCACCTGGGTGCGCTCCTGTGCCGTGGTCCACGCCGCCGGTGAGATGGCCTGCAACGCGCTGCGCGTCACCAACACCACCGAGCACGTCCACGCCCTGGGCCTGACCGCCAACGCCGCCCCCTCCGGCTACGGCCCGAGCAGCCTGCTCAGCGCCTACAACCTGCCGGCCAACGGCGGCGCGGGCCAGACCGTCGCCATCGTGGACTCCAACAACGACCCCAACGCCGCCAGCGACATGGCCACCTACAGAAGCCAGTTCGGCCTGCCGGCCTGCACCGTCGCCAGCGGCTGCTTCAAGCAGGTCAGCCAGACCGGCACCAGCACCCTGCCCAGCGCCGACGCCGGATGGGCCGAGGAGGAGTCGCTGGACCTCGACATGGTCTCCGCGATCGCCCCGAACGCCCACATCATCCTGGTCGAGGCCAAGTCGGCGACCACCGCCAACCTGGGCACCGCCGTCAACGAGGCGGTCAAGCTCGGCGCCAAGTTCGTCTCCAACAGCTACGGCGGCTCGGAGTCCTCCTCCGACTCGTCGTACGACACCAAGTACTACAACCACCCCGACGTGGTCATCACCGCCAGCTCGGGTGACGGCGGCTACGGCGTCGAGTACCCGGCGGCCTCGCAGTACGTGACCGCCGTCGGCGGCACCTCGCTGTCCACCGCCTCCAACGCCCGCGGCTGGACCGAGTCGGTCTGGTCCACCAGCAGCTCCGAGGGCGCCGGCTCCGGCTGCTCCAAGGACGACGCCAAGCCCAGCTGGCAGAAGGACACCGGCTGCTCCAAGCGCACCGTCGCCGACGTCTCCGCCGTGGCCGACCCGGCCACCGGCGTCGCCGTCTACGACACCTACGGCGGCGACCCGGGCTGGGAGGTCTTCGGCGGCACCAGCGTCGCCTCCCCGCTGATCGCGGCCGTCTACGCGGACGCCGGCACCCCGACCGTCAGCTACCCGTCCTCGCTGCCGTACGCCCACACCGGCTCGCTGAACGACGTCACCACCGGCTCCACCGCCAGCTGCTCCCCGGCGTACCTGTGCACCGCCGAGGTCGGCTACGACGGCCCGACCGGTCTGGGCACGCCGAACGGCCTGGGCGCCTTCTGA
- a CDS encoding DedA family protein — MSAALAVLAVNPTSGSSLLSAFGALAVLAVTFAEAGLLVVGFFLPGDTLLFPAGVFCAATVGNGPHLTLWQVLLSAAVGSIAGTQFSYYLGRHGGQAALARSSNRRLKAVMARGEEFLARYGRRKAILIGRFVPMVRSVLGPVAGMLRVPAPTFTLWQVIGGLAWTQTLVLLGYWLGAAVPGVENYLLPLVAVVVAVSPLPVLLQRRKRTGKPSAQQDSPAKDQPTGPAPGRDADPDPGPDREHDGPRRGGTGQAPPRRSGE; from the coding sequence GTGAGCGCGGCCCTGGCCGTGCTCGCGGTGAACCCCACGAGTGGATCATCGCTGCTCTCGGCCTTCGGCGCACTGGCCGTCCTGGCGGTGACCTTCGCGGAGGCCGGGCTCCTGGTGGTCGGCTTCTTCCTGCCCGGCGACACCCTGCTCTTCCCGGCCGGGGTCTTCTGCGCCGCGACCGTAGGCAACGGTCCGCACCTGACCCTGTGGCAGGTGCTGCTGAGCGCGGCCGTCGGCTCCATCGCCGGAACCCAGTTCAGCTACTACCTGGGCCGTCACGGCGGCCAGGCCGCGCTGGCCCGCAGCAGCAACCGCCGGTTGAAGGCGGTGATGGCCCGTGGCGAGGAGTTCCTCGCCCGCTACGGCCGACGCAAGGCCATCCTGATCGGCCGCTTCGTGCCCATGGTGCGCAGCGTCCTCGGCCCGGTCGCCGGGATGCTGCGCGTCCCGGCGCCGACCTTCACGCTCTGGCAGGTGATCGGCGGCCTGGCCTGGACCCAGACCCTGGTGCTGCTGGGCTACTGGCTGGGCGCGGCGGTGCCCGGTGTGGAGAACTACCTGCTGCCGCTGGTCGCGGTGGTGGTCGCGGTCTCGCCGCTCCCGGTACTGCTGCAGCGCCGGAAGCGGACAGGCAAGCCCTCGGCACAGCAGGACAGCCCCGCGAAGGACCAGCCGACCGGCCCCGCCCCGGGCCGTGACGCTGACCCCGACCCCGGTCCCGACCGCGAGCACGACGGCCCCCGGCGCGGCGGGACCGGGCAGGCCCCGCCCCGCCGCTCCGGGGAGTGA
- a CDS encoding PPOX class F420-dependent oxidoreductase, with product MTRRIATNTAVDRDALLEFVGSRHHGLLITTRTDGRPQASPVSCGADGSGRIVVSTYPERAKARNARRDPRVSIVVLSDDFDGPWVQVDGAAEVIDAVEDVEPLVEYYRCIAGEHPDWDEYRAAMVSQGKSLLRITPERWGPIATGGFPAALAEG from the coding sequence ATGACGCGACGCATCGCCACCAACACCGCGGTCGACCGTGACGCCCTGCTGGAGTTCGTGGGCTCCCGGCACCACGGCCTGCTCATCACCACCCGTACGGACGGACGCCCGCAGGCCTCCCCGGTCTCCTGCGGGGCGGACGGCTCCGGTCGGATCGTCGTCTCCACCTACCCGGAACGGGCCAAGGCGCGCAACGCCCGGCGCGATCCCCGGGTGAGCATCGTGGTGCTGTCCGACGACTTCGACGGCCCGTGGGTGCAGGTGGACGGCGCCGCCGAGGTGATCGACGCCGTGGAGGACGTGGAGCCGCTGGTCGAGTACTACCGCTGCATCGCCGGTGAGCACCCGGACTGGGACGAGTACCGCGCAGCCATGGTCAGCCAGGGCAAGTCCCTGCTCCGGATCACCCCCGAGCGGTGGGGCCCGATCGCCACCGGGGGCTTCCCGGCGGCCCTGGCCGAGGGCTGA
- a CDS encoding protease pro-enzyme activation domain-containing protein, with translation MHSLPGVVISDILPSSGRRRRIAAVISASLAMVAGGVALASPSQASAPAPAARTLAGTHPDWATASVDKGTTPANDQLTARVYLAGRNPAGLAAYAKAVSSPGTAQYDQFLSPTREQQLFGATPAQVAAVRAWATGAGLSVVGSNAHYLDVHGSAADVDRAFGTHLHEYAVQGKLLKAPATNAVIPAAVASAVLGVTGLSDNAPTMRAQAEPINPLQGVAVDAKGKPKPKPKPAPKPGLPTVATCSSYWGQKKVSGAPKAYTANTTFDQCSFTPSQLRKAYGVTASGLTGKGARVAIVDAYGSSTMLADANHFAVNHGDKAFRKGQYTEVLTPKLWTQTGPNDGCGGGPAGWAGEEALDVEMVHGLAPDADVVYVGANSCSDQDLMAALSTIVDKHLADVVSSSWSGLMHTTSGDESPATIAAYEQIFQQGATEGIGFDFSAGDCGNESPAAAATGANCDSTSTEAQAGFPSADTWVTDVGGTALGIKDAGGSYGFETDMGTLRSALSPDGKSWTPFPGTFYFGGGGGTSQDFAQPWYQGPVVPSKLAHTLMTGATSKTAQRVTPDVAMNGDLYTSVLVGMSDGSPYSEGGYGGTSVSAPEFSGIQADAIQARHGRAIGFANPSIYERAGSADFHDVVNNTLGKGQQPLSAVADFGVVSGSLKVRLVAFGRDYGLAATKGYDDATGVGSPDENYLNSFR, from the coding sequence ATGCACTCACTCCCTGGAGTCGTCATTTCCGACATCCTGCCCTCCAGCGGTCGTCGCCGCCGTATAGCGGCCGTCATATCCGCCTCCCTGGCCATGGTGGCCGGGGGTGTGGCCCTGGCCTCGCCCTCGCAGGCGTCCGCGCCCGCCCCGGCCGCCCGGACCCTGGCCGGCACCCATCCGGACTGGGCCACGGCCTCGGTCGACAAGGGCACCACGCCCGCCAACGACCAGCTCACCGCCCGGGTCTACCTGGCCGGGCGCAACCCGGCCGGGCTGGCCGCGTACGCCAAGGCGGTGTCCTCGCCCGGCACCGCGCAGTACGACCAGTTCCTCAGCCCCACCCGGGAGCAGCAGCTCTTCGGCGCGACCCCGGCCCAGGTCGCGGCCGTCCGCGCGTGGGCGACCGGCGCCGGCCTCAGCGTGGTCGGCAGCAACGCCCACTACCTGGACGTGCACGGCTCCGCCGCCGACGTCGACCGCGCCTTCGGCACCCACCTGCACGAGTACGCGGTGCAGGGCAAGCTGCTCAAGGCCCCCGCCACCAACGCGGTCATCCCCGCCGCGGTCGCCTCGGCCGTCCTCGGCGTCACCGGGCTCAGCGACAACGCGCCCACCATGCGGGCCCAGGCCGAGCCGATCAACCCGCTGCAGGGCGTCGCCGTCGACGCCAAGGGCAAGCCGAAGCCCAAGCCGAAGCCCGCCCCCAAGCCGGGGCTGCCCACGGTCGCCACCTGCTCCTCGTACTGGGGCCAGAAGAAGGTCAGCGGCGCCCCCAAGGCGTACACCGCGAACACCACCTTCGACCAGTGCTCCTTCACCCCGTCCCAGCTGCGCAAGGCGTACGGCGTCACCGCCTCCGGCCTCACCGGCAAGGGCGCCCGGGTCGCCATCGTGGACGCCTACGGCTCCTCGACCATGCTGGCCGACGCCAACCACTTCGCCGTCAACCACGGTGACAAGGCGTTCCGCAAGGGGCAGTACACCGAGGTGCTCACCCCGAAGCTGTGGACCCAGACCGGTCCCAACGACGGCTGCGGCGGCGGCCCGGCCGGCTGGGCCGGCGAGGAGGCGCTGGACGTCGAGATGGTGCACGGGCTCGCCCCGGACGCCGATGTCGTCTACGTCGGCGCCAACTCCTGCTCCGACCAGGACCTGATGGCGGCGCTCAGCACCATCGTGGACAAGCACCTGGCCGACGTCGTCTCCAGCTCCTGGTCCGGGCTGATGCACACCACCTCGGGCGACGAGAGCCCGGCGACGATCGCCGCGTACGAACAGATCTTCCAGCAGGGCGCGACCGAGGGCATCGGCTTCGACTTCTCGGCGGGCGACTGCGGCAACGAGTCCCCGGCCGCCGCGGCCACCGGCGCCAACTGCGACAGCACCAGCACCGAGGCGCAGGCCGGCTTCCCGTCCGCGGACACCTGGGTCACCGACGTCGGCGGCACCGCCCTGGGCATCAAGGACGCCGGCGGCAGCTACGGCTTCGAGACCGACATGGGCACGCTGCGCTCCGCGCTCAGCCCGGACGGCAAGAGCTGGACGCCGTTCCCCGGCACCTTCTACTTCGGCGGCGGCGGCGGTACCAGCCAGGACTTCGCCCAGCCGTGGTACCAGGGCCCGGTCGTGCCAAGCAAGCTGGCGCACACGCTGATGACCGGCGCGACCAGCAAGACCGCGCAGCGGGTCACCCCGGACGTCGCCATGAACGGTGACCTGTACACCTCGGTGCTGGTCGGCATGTCCGACGGCAGCCCGTACAGCGAGGGCGGCTACGGCGGCACCAGCGTCTCGGCGCCGGAGTTCTCCGGCATCCAGGCCGACGCCATCCAGGCCCGGCACGGTCGCGCGATCGGCTTCGCCAACCCCTCGATCTACGAGCGGGCCGGCAGCGCCGACTTCCACGACGTGGTCAACAACACCCTGGGCAAGGGGCAGCAGCCGCTGAGCGCCGTCGCCGACTTCGGCGTGGTCTCCGGCAGCCTCAAGGTCCGCCTGGTGGCCTTCGGCCGTGACTACGGTCTGGCCGCGACCAAGGGCTACGACGACGCCACCGGCGTCGGCTCGCCGGACGAGAACTACCTGAACTCCTTCCGGTAG
- a CDS encoding DUF3050 domain-containing protein has product MPTNRYHWDRTHPGLSGLQQAIEPLRREVVEHPVYRELNSIERVRAFLDRHVFAVWDFMSLLKSLQRELTCVEVPWVPAGPTASRRLINDIVLVEESDELGEGFTSHFELYVEGMRQAGADPAPVSAFLDLLRAGTAVPEALRAAGAPQAAVAFTGATWEIIENAPVHCRAAAFAFGREDLIPEMFEQVIRIDDADGVLSVFKDYLARHIEVDGEQHTPMAMQMLIDLCGDDQAKWTACAETVRAALRARVALWTAVLDSFAELPSPASV; this is encoded by the coding sequence ATGCCGACCAACCGCTACCACTGGGACCGTACCCACCCCGGCCTGTCCGGCCTGCAGCAGGCGATCGAGCCGCTGCGCCGGGAGGTGGTGGAGCACCCGGTCTACCGCGAGCTGAACAGCATCGAGCGGGTCCGGGCCTTCCTGGACCGCCATGTCTTCGCAGTCTGGGACTTCATGTCGCTGCTCAAGAGTCTGCAGCGGGAGCTGACCTGCGTGGAGGTGCCGTGGGTTCCGGCCGGTCCGACCGCCAGCCGCCGGCTGATCAACGACATCGTGCTGGTCGAGGAGAGCGACGAGCTCGGCGAGGGCTTCACCAGCCACTTCGAGCTGTACGTCGAGGGCATGCGGCAGGCCGGGGCCGATCCGGCGCCGGTCTCCGCCTTCCTCGACCTGCTGCGCGCGGGCACCGCCGTCCCCGAGGCGCTGAGGGCGGCCGGGGCCCCGCAGGCGGCGGTCGCCTTCACCGGCGCCACCTGGGAGATCATCGAGAACGCGCCGGTGCACTGCCGCGCCGCCGCCTTCGCCTTCGGCCGCGAGGACCTCATCCCGGAGATGTTCGAGCAGGTCATCCGGATCGACGACGCCGACGGCGTGCTGAGCGTCTTCAAGGACTACCTGGCCCGCCACATCGAGGTGGACGGCGAGCAGCACACGCCGATGGCCATGCAGATGCTGATCGACCTGTGCGGCGACGACCAGGCCAAGTGGACGGCCTGCGCCGAGACCGTCCGTGCCGCGCTGCGGGCCCGGGTGGCCCTGTGGACCGCCGTCCTCGACTCGTTCGCGGAACTGCCCTCCCCCGCCTCGGTCTGA